DNA from Desulfitibacter sp. BRH_c19:
GTAACGGGTAAATTATTACAAATCCCATTACCAACATGGATGGAATTATTAATGTCATTGCAAGCTTATTTGCAGATTCATAATTATATCTCTTCTTTTTATTATTCCTTGCAGAAAAAAATTTACCTATTGGTAACATATAAACACACCCTATTCTATATCTTGATGTATTATTCCATGATTAGAATATGCCTTGAAAATTGCCTCAATGGTTGTAAGTGACACTTCATCACCACATCCAACTTCCCCAATGTAGCCTCCTTGGGCCTTTCCAAGGTTACTAATTAAAAACTTAACTTCGTTGGAAGCTTCTTCTGGACTAATTCTATGGAGCTTTTGAAAATCTAACCTACCCCAGAAACATACTTTCTCAGCATAATTATCTCTTAACTGGTTAAAGTCAAATAAGTGAATCTGAAGATTAACAACATCAAAACCTATTTCTACAATATCGTCCATTATACTACTAATCATTCCATCACTATGCAGACAAGTAAGCTTGCCATGGTCATGAACTATACTAACCATTTCGTCATAGCAGGGCTTAAAAATATTTCTCCATGAACCGGGTGATATCATAAGACTGGTTTGTGTTCCCCAGTCATCTGAAAAGCATACTAAATCAATATCATACTTCAGATACTCTTTTAGTAGACTTAAGTTGTACTCCATTACCATATCTCTCAATTTAATCACTCTATCATCTTGATAACCTAAGTCCAATAATAGATTTTCAAAGCCCCTTAAAAAGTGCATTCTTTCAAAAAGCCTAATCCATCCGCCTTTAATGAATTTAGATCTTGTATTTTTTATATTTTCTGACATATTCCTAAATGAATCCTTTATCTCTTTAAATGGAACCCTATAACTACCTAGTTTGCTCCATTCGTCAATTGGATGCCCCTGGGGTATACCCTTGTATCCATATCCATTAGGATTATACCAGGTAACTCCCCAACTGTCTTTTACATAACCATCATGATAAGTTATATCTAAATCATGCTTTTCTTGGGATGAAAGTATTGTTGAAACATCATTAGGATATATTTTTATAATATCATGAATTTTTTCTTTATAAGATAGATAGGCACTCAGAAGTAGGTTATTATCCATAGGTACTCTATCTGGCTTTTCCAGTTTTATGGCCCTATATGTTCTTTCCTGCCCATTCATTAGGTAATTCTCCTTTGTTGTCTATTCTGCTTTGGAAATAAGAGGAAGTAGATAATTATCTACTTCCTCTTATTTAGTTATTATACTATTGTAAAAGCTCTTGTAATCTGCTTTCTGCATTGGCCCAAATTGCTTCGATTGACTTATCAGTACTAATTATTTCTTGAACGGAAGTCATGATTATTTCTGAAATCTCATTATAATCAGGTCCATATGGCAAGGCGACTACTGATGGTAATACCTCTTCCATAAAAGCTGTAGTAATAGGACTATCAGCTATTTGTGGGAATCTTTCAATTGCATCACTAGTTACTGGTGCATAGCCTACAGGTAAGATGTAATCTCTTATTCCACTTTCACTATTAACGAGGTATTCTATTAGCTTCATCGCAGAGTCCTTGTTAGCTGACTGTTTAAACACTACTAGACTGTGGTTTGTATCAGCCACATAACTTACACCATTACTGCCTGTAGGGGTTGTAGTAACACCCCAGGTGTTCCACACATCTTGCTCTGTCATATCAGTATTTAACGCTTGAATAACGCCTGACAGATAGGATCCATCAAAGCCAAAGAGTAATTTATTATCTGCAGCCGCTGGACGGAATTCACCATATTTTTTCCCTGGTTGACTATTACCTTCTTCCATGTGCTTTCTAACCCATTCACCATATTCTACCATGCCTGGTGTATTAATGTTTATATTTCCATTCATATCAACTGGTGGTGCTCCATCATTAAATGCCATCATAAAAGGCCACTGATGGAATAGACCAATTGTTCTAACGGTAGTATCAAGCTGAATCATTGTTACGTCACTTGGTAATACCCCTCTAGCCTGTTCTATTGCTTGATCTAATTCTACAATTGTTTTAGGTGGGTTATTAGGATCAAGACCAGCCTCTTCCATTAAGGTTTTATTGTACCAGAACCCATTTACTACGGGAGCCCATGGAACCGCATAGAGTTTTCCTTCCCATACTGCACCATCTAAAATGCTTTGGGGAATCTTATCCAAAAGTTCTTTTGGAATTATGTCATCAAGAGGCTCAAGAAAACCACCTGCAGCCAAAGTGATTACAGCATCCCCTTGCACTTGGGACACATCTGGAGAATTTCCACCTGCAGCCATAATAGTTATCTGCTGCATAGTATCTGATACAGGTATACCTATAACTTCAGCCTTAATGTTTGGGTTGTCAGAGTGGAAGTTCTCCATGACAGTTTGCATATTGTCTCTGGTACCTTCTTCAAGTGATACCCAATTAGTAAATTGTATGTTTACTATCTCATCAGTTGGATCCTGCGGCTCTGGTGTTGTATCATTTTGTCCGCATCCTCCTAGTACAACAAAAAGTAAAGCAAAAACAATCAATAGTGGCAAGAATCTAAATTTTCCTTTTTTCACTTATAACCCTCCTTTTAATTTGTAAGTAATTCCTTGAAACTCAGATTTACGAAATGAATAATTTTGCTTATCTAAAGGATCCCTCCTTTCAAATAAAACCTATTAATTATAAATTCATTGCGTTTGTACCACTATCAGCATCAAAGATGTGTATGAATTCTTTGCTAGCCCTTACTTTTATGTTTTCTCCAGAACATGGAATTCGTCCATATCCGCTAACCTTCATCACAATTTTGTCTTGTCCAGATGTAATCACATGGACAATTACTTCAGCCCCAATATATTCAACAATTTCCACAACCCCAGTTATTATTCCGTCTTGTTCATCGGGACTAACTGTATCTGTTAAGTTAATACACTCGGGACGAATCCCTAGAGTAACTTCTTCTTGTGCAAAATTATTAGCCACTTTATTTGTAACTTCAATAGAAACTTCTTTACCCTTAAATACCATTTTCTCTGACTCTTTTACCAGTTTTCCATTGATGAAATTCATGGGAGGAGTTCCTATAAATCCTGCAACGAAAGTGTTAACCGGCTTCATGTATATTTCATCAGGAGTTCCTAATTGCTGCAATAATCCATCCTTTAATACAGCTATTCTACTACCCATAGTCATTGCTTCTATTTGATCATGTGTAACATATATTGTGGTTGTTTTTAATTGCTGATGCAACTTAATTAGATCTGCTCTCATCTGAACCCTTAATTTGGCATCTAAGTTGCTAAGGGGTTCATCCATTAAGAAGACCTGAGGATGACGAACTATTGCTCTACCTAAAGCAACACGCTGACGCTGACCCCCTGATAACTGTTTAGGAAACCGATGCAAGTACTCAGTTATACCTAACATTTCAGCAGCTTCTTTTACTTGGTCTTCAATCAAGTTCTTTTTTATCTTTCTTAGACTGAGACTAAAAGCTATATTATCATAGATATTCTTATGCGGATATAATGCATAGTTTTGAAAAACCATGGCAATATCTCTGTTTTTTGGTTCTAGACTAGTTACCTCTTTGTTCCCAATATAAATTTCGCCGGAAGTTGGAGCTTCAAGTCCAGCAATCATCCTTAAGGTTGTACTCTTACCACAGCCTGATGGACCTACTAATACCAAAAACTCACCATCTTCAATTGTAAAGGTAATTTCTGATACTACAGGGGGACCACCAAAACTTTTAGTCAATTGTTCTAACCGCACCTCGGCCATATAATAAACCTCCAATCTGTTAGCTGAAAACTATTCTCTAGATAAAAAGCTAAAAGTTAGTGCATTATTCATAATGTATAATATTACAATATTGCTTATTTGCAATAATTATAAATCTCAGAACAATATCTTGTCAACACAAATATTAATTTTATAAACTGTAATTACCGATAAAAGCGTGAGCTCAAATTAATATATTAGAATATTCCATATCTATGTACAAGCTTCCTTCATAAAAAATATTGCTTTTTAAAAAAACTCAGCAACCTTTACAATTCCAATATATCAATGGGTTTTCATTACAAAATGAATGAAAACTGACTATTGAGACAGTTTTATTTTTAAAGTGTTATTGACAAATTAACAATGATATATCTATAATTACATATGTTGTATATATACAACTTTGCAATATTTAATTAGGGGGAATATATTATGCCTTTAGTATCTTTAAAAGAAGTATTACAAACTCACAACGGCGCAGTAGGTGCTTTTAGTACCTATGATTTATTTACGGCACAGGCTATTATGCAGGCAGGAAATAAGTTGAACCTTCCTGTAATAGCAATGATAGGTGCCCCGGTTTTAAACAAGCCTGGTAATGAAGTAATCGGACAGATAATGGTTGATCTAGCAAAGAGAGCTTCCTCTCCAGTATGTGTTTTTCTAGATCATTCACAAGACTTTGATACATGTTTAAAAGCAATTAACCTGGGTTTTAGTGCTGTGATGATTGATGGATCTCATTTAAGTTTAGAAGAAAATATAGAAATTACTAATAAGGTCTCTTTAGAAGCTAAAAAAGCTGGTGTATCAGTAGAAGCAGAACTTGGGGCTTTAGCTGGAATTGAAGATGGAGAAGAAGTAAAAGCCACAAAGATGACAAATCCAGACCATGTTAAAACTTTTTTGGAAGCAACAGACATAGATGCATTAGCCGTTTCTATTGGTAATGCCCATGGTCTTTATAAAGGTGAGCCACACCTTAACTTTGAGCTCCTTCAAACGATAGCTGAGATTTCAAAAGTACCACTAGTTTTACATGGAGGCACAGGATTAACTACACAGCAATTTGCAAAGGGTGTAGAATTGGGAATTAAGAAAATTAACATAGGTACAGAAGTGAAAAAAACATTTATTGAAGCTTTTATAAAAACACATGAAGAAAATATTGTAGGGTATGACCTGGTTGGTATACCTCAAGCTTGTAAAGATGCTGTTAAAGAAATGGTTAAAGCTAATCTTGAATTCTTTGCTAACGGTTGGAAAAATATATAGTTTTGAAAAAAGACGCCTAACCCTTTTTAAATTTTGGTTTAAGCGTCTTTTTGAAAATTAGTTTGTTAAAGTAAGGGTTCAAACCTGGCAGTAAAGTGCCTTAGAACTTCTGCCTGATAGACAAGCTTTAGTCCTTTAATATCCTGCTTTTTATCTGCAACATTTGCAAATGCATTTGCAACTACATCCATATGTCTATCTGTGTAGACCCTCCGCGGTATGGCCATCCTCAATAGTTCCATTTCAGGGTATACCTCTTCTCCTGTGACAGGATCTACGTATCCAAAAGCACAAGTTCCTATCTCCACACTTCTTATACCAGCCTCTAAGTATAACTGGCAAACAAGCGCTTGTGCTGGAAAAGACCTTTGGGGCAGGTGTTGAAGAAAACGTTTAACATCTACATAAACTCCATGACCCCCTGGTGGCTCAATAACAGGAACTCCTATAGCCAGGAGTTTATCAGCTAGGTATTTCACTTGGCCAATTCTATCTTGTAAGTATTCCTCTGAAAGAACTTCATTTAGTCCTCTAGACATGGCTTCTAAATCTCTACCGGCTAAACCCCCATAAGTAGCATAGCCCTCAAATGGAATTTGAATTCCCACGGCTTTCTTGTAATAATCGGCATTATCTTTAAAAGCAAGAAAACCACCAATATTTACAAGGGCATCTTTTTTAGCACTCATTGAACACCCATGGGCATAAGAAAACATCTTTTTTACAATATCTCGAATGCTCACATCCTTGTAATCTGGATCTCTATCTTTTATGAAAAAAGCATTTTCTGCAAATCTAGCAACATCTAGAAATAAAGGCACTCCAAATTTGTCAGCTAGCTTTCTGGCTTCCTTAAGGTTGTTTATAGAAACAGGCTGACCCCCATTGTTATTACAGGTAACTGTTATTAAGACAAAGGGTATTTTATCATGATGCTCCTTAAGTTCTTCCTCAAGCTTACTTAAGTCAATGTCTCCTTTAAAGGGTGCTTTGCAACTGCTATCATAGCCTTCTGTCTTTAAAAGATTAACAGGGATAGCCTTTCTAAGCCTAATATGACCCTCTGTTGTGTCAAAATGGAGATTTCCTGGCACTCTATCCCCTTCCTTAACAAACATCTGCATCAGTATATTTTCTGCTCCTCTGCCTTGATGGGTTGGCACAACAAAATCATATCCCATAACATCCTTAATGGTATGTTTTAGATTGAAATAGTTTTTCCCACCAGCATAGGACTCATCTCCACTCATAATACCAGCCCATTGATTATCACTCATGGCCGTAGTACCACTATCAGTAAGTAAGTCTATATAAACATCCTTACTTGCCAGATTAAAAACATTGTACCCTGCCTCAGCTAGTCTCATCTCTCTGTACTCTCTAGTAGTAACCTTAATAGGCTCTACCATCTTAATCTTGTATGGCTCAGCATATAGTGACCTGTCTTTCATGATAGACCTCCTTTGGCAAAGTGTAGTATTACTAGTAATTCTAAATTAAAAGCTTTTCTTCCTTCTAGTACGTACAAATATCTACAAAAAAGTTTTCAAACAGAAATTGCAAGGCTGTTTCCTTGTGGTATTATAATAGTATATCCAGTAAGCTTTTATGCCAGGGGGATCCTAAAATATGGAACAATCCATAATTAAAGAACTTCAAGAAAGGCTATATTGTATTGAAAATGCCCTAGACAATGTTAAAGAAGGTATACTCATTAGTGATAGGAACAGTAAAATTATATTTTATAATAAAGAAATGGCAAAACTAGATGGACTTAGGCAAAGTGAAGTTATAGGTAAAAAGATCACTGAGGTATATAAAGTTGATGATGACCATAGTGAACATCTAAATGTACTTAATACCGGAAACCCTATAAAAGAAGGTAATAGAATTTATTATACAACCCAAGGTAATCAGGTTGATATGGTGTACAAGACTTTGCCTGTCTTTAAAGAAAATGAAACCATAGGCGTCTACTCTCTCTGTCGAAATGTTGCAAAACTTAAGGAACTTCTGGAAAGAACCATGCAACTACAAAACTCCCATTCTGAAGTTAGTTCAATTGACGAAGTCGACTTAAATAACAGCACAATATATACATTTGATGATATTATTGGCAATAGCCAAATAATGAACCAACTAAAAACTGAAGCTAAACAGATTGCAGCCAGCAATACTCCAATCTTAATTACAGGAGAAACGGGAACCGGTAAAGAACTTTTTGCACAAAGCATTCACAATTATAGTCAGAAAAATTCAGAGCAGTTTTTGGCAATTAATTGTGCAGCAATACCAGAAAATCTGTTAGAGAGTCTGCTTTTTGGAACAGTTAGAGGAGCTTTTACAGGTGCAGCAGATATGTCAGGCTTTTTTGAGCAAGCTGAAGAAGGAACCATATTTTTAGACGAAATCAATTCTATGCCACTATCTTTACAGGCAAAGCTTTTAAGAGTTTTACAGGAAAGAAAGGCAAGGCGAATAGGTAGTCCAAAGGAATATTTAGTAAAGTGTAAAATCATCAGTTCTACTAATAGAGATCCACTTATTAGTTTAGAGAGACAGGAGATTCGTTCCGATTTATATTACCGGTTAGCTGGCCTAGTATTGACTATACCTCCTTTAACAGAGCATAAAGAAGATATAGCTGAATTAATTGATTATTTTATGAAAAGATACTGTTTGATTTATAAAAAAAGCACTTCAAAATTGAGTAAGGAACTGCTTGAAGTCTTGGAATCTTATGATTGGCCAGGTAACATACGTCAATTGCAGCATATTGTTGAAAATCTACTCATTAGAGCAGACAAAAGACAAATAGGAATCGAATATTTACCAGCTCATTTCAAGAAGGAGATCTCATCTCGTATTAAAACACCCACCAACCCAAAGGTTAAAACAGACATTAACAAAAAACTCGCGGAATATGAAAAAAGTATGATAGTTGAAGTCTTAAAAAAGACCAAGTGGAATATTTCCAAATCTGCAAATCAATTGGGTCTAAATAGACAGAATCTACAGTACAAAATCAAAAAATATAATCTAAAATTAAATAGCCACCCTTGAGATGGCTATTTTTTTTCAAATTTATCCTTTTAGAGTTTCATCTACAACCTTATTTACAAGCTCTTCATCTGCGACAAAGGGTATTGTAACATGACCTTTTCCTTCATACATTTTGTTAAACTCTATTATTGTTTCAATGGAATTTTCGTTTCTAGCCCAGTTGCGTCTAGCCACTCCACCTATTACGTCCCATAGCATTGCAGATTTTATGGTATTATCTATTCTTTCACTACCGTTTAAAACAAGGCCAAATCCACCATTAATTGCTTTACCAATTCCAACACCCCCGCCATTGTGGAGCGCACAAAGACTCATTCCCCTAGCGGCATTTCCGGCAAAACATTGGATTGCCATTTCGGCCATGACGTTACTTCCATCTTTGATATTGGCTGTTTCTCTAAAGGGTGAATCTGTACCACTTACATCATGGTGATCTCTACCTAGCATTACTGGGCCAATTTCCCCGTTTCTCACCATTTCATTAAACTTAAGAGCAATGGTCTTTCTTCCTTCAGCATCTTGATAGAGAATTCTAGCTTGGGTTCCTACTACGAGCTGATTGTCTTCAGCATCTCTTATCCAAATATAGTTATCCCTGTCTTGACCTCTACGGTTTGGATTAATACACTCCATAGCTGCCTTATCTGTTTTAATTAAGTCTTCATGTTTACCGCTCAAGCAAACCCACCTAAAGGGTCCGTAACCATAATCAAAGAGCATTGGTCCCATGATATCTTCTACATAAGAAGGCCAGATGAAACCATCCTTGTCGTCTATCCCATTTTTGGAAATGTCTTTTACACCCGCATCATAAACTGCTTTCATAAATGCATTTCCATAGTCAAAGAAATATGTTCCTCTTTCTGTTAACACTTTAATTAGTGCATAGTGATGTTTTAATGATTTATCTACAAGTTCTATAAATCTAGCTCTGTCTGATCCAATTAGTTCTGTTCTTTCTTCAAAGGATACTCCCTGTGGACAATAACCTCCATCATATACAGCATGACACGAAGTCTGATCTGATAATAGTTCAACATGAATATTTTTTTCTACTACGTATTCTAAGAGTTCAACAATATTTCCATGATAGGCAATGGAAATTGGCTCTTTTTTCTTTAAATATTCTTCAGCAGTAGCAAAGATATCATCAAGATTATCAGATACCTTGCCTACCCAACCCTGATTATATCTTGTCATGATTCTTGAGTAGTCAACTTCAGCTATTACACCAACACCATTTGCTATTTCTACTGCTTTAGGCTGAGCACCGCTCATACCACCAAGACCAGATGAAATGAACATGTGTCCCCTTAAGTCACCGTCTTCAGGAATTCCAAGTTTATTTCTACCTGCATTAAGAAGGGTATTAAAGGTTCCATGGACTATTCCTTGAGGTCCAATATACATCCAGCCGCCAGCTGTCATTTGCCCATAATTTGCTACACCCATCTGTTCTGCTATATCCCAATCGTGGGGATTATCAAACATTCCTATCATAAGTGAGTTTGTTATTATTACCCTAGGAGCTTCTGGTTTAGATGGAAATAAACCTAATGGATGACCCGATTGCACCACTAATGTCTGATCCTCTGTCAGGACTTCCAGGTATTTCTTTATTAATCTATACTGGAGCCAGTTCTGACATACCCTACCCGTTTCGCCATAAGTGACTAATTCATAGGGATATAGTGCTACTTCAAAGTCTAGGTTATTATCTATCATTACTTGAAAGGCTTTTCCTTCAATGCAGTTACCCTGATACTCGTCTATTGATTTTCCATATAATCTTCCTTCGGGGCGAAAGCGGTAAGCATAGATTCTTCCCCTTGTTTTTAATTCTTTAAGAAATTCAGGTGCTAAACTTTTGTGAAATTCTTCAGGTACATATCTAAGAGCATTTTTTAGTGCTACTTTAGTTTGGTCCGGTGTAAGTTTATACCCTCTATTTGGAGCTCTTCTGATACCTTCTTGAAAAACAGGCATCTCTGGAAGCTTAGCATCAAGCTTGATTATCATAGCCTTGGAAATATCCTTATTACTAATCATTGTTCATGCCCCCTTTTTCAAAAAACTTCCCTGGTGTTAAAACTGACTTTTTACTTTAGCTATGACTCTTTTGCTTAATTCTTCTGCTTCTTGCTCAATTTGGACAATTTCTGTAGTTAATCGTTTTTTATATTCCTCATCCTTAATACTTCCCAGGTTTATCTGTACGTTAAATACTGCCCCTTGTAGTCCAGCATGAGCCATGAGGCAGCCAACTCCTCCATCACTAAGGCAATTTGGATTTCCTTTAGTAATTACTGTTTCACTAAATCTGATAACCTCTAAACAGGATTTTGCTACCTCCAAGGGCAGTTCTGCTGCTTTTTTCATTGCATCCTGAATAGCTGCTGATCTTTTAGATTTATCTTGGTCTGTTTCCTTTGGTAGTTTGTACGCTTCCATCACTAAACTAAATGTTTGTGTATCTTCGTCAACATATCGTGTTAGTCTTTCCTGTAATTCATTACCCTTATCTCTGATTGTTATTAATTCTTTTTCATGTTCTTGATATTTCTCTCTTCCTACTGTTAGATTAACAACCATGTTTACAAGGGCTGCTGATAAGGCACCTGCAAATGCTGCTACGCTTCCCCCACCAGGGGCCGGGGAATCAGAAGCTACTGATTTAATAAAGTCTTTTCCAGTTAAATCTACTAACATAACATTACCTCCCATTCTCAATTCAAAATTCGGAATTCAGGATTAAGAAGTCAGCATACAGAATATGACTAAATACTATACTTTTTTTCTGGCTTCTTTTGGTTTCTGGTTTATGATTTCTAAAGCTTTGTCTCTAGTATCTGATCTATTTTAAAGTTTTCTAGTCTTAAATAATGGTCTGCTACATCTACTAATGCCTCCATTGGCGTTAAGCCAACTATTTCACTACCTATTATATTTACTCCATAGCGTTCAGCTTCGTTCTTTACTATCTCAAATATTCTAAAAAGGGATACTTCTTTAAAGTTGCACATATTAATTGTCACCTGTGCCATATCTCTTTCCTCTATTTTTATGCCTAAGCCCTTAACTGCAGGAAATCCTCCACTACTTCCTCGAATTACTTTGGCAATCTTTTTGGCAATCTCTACATTGTTTGTGTCAAGATTTATGTTGTATGCAATAAGGGGTGGTCTTGCTCCTATGGCGGTTATTCCTGCAGTAGGATGAAGCTTTGCTTCACCAAAATCTGGTTGTCTGCCTGGATCTGCTACTGCACTTTTTAGGCCCTCATACTGCCCTTTTCTAATGACTGAAAGATTTTGCCTGTCAGGGGTACAGGCAGCCTTTTCGTATAAGTAGACTGGTATTTGAAGCTTTTCCCAAACCTCTTTTCCTAGTTCCTTAGCAAGCTCTACGCATTCATCCATGGTTATTCCTCTTATTGGGATAAATGGAACTACGTCTGTAGCTCCCATTCTGGGGTGCTCACCCTTATGTTCTTCCATGTTTATTAATTCCTTTGCCTTTTCTATAGCTTTAAAAGCTGCTCGCTTTGCCGCCTGCGGCTCACCTAGAAATGTCACTACTGACCGATTGTGGCTTGCATCTGAAGAGTAGTCTACTAACTTTACTCCTTCTACACTTGTTATTACTTCAAGAATTTTTGATATGATTTCTTGGTTTGTTCCTTCACTAAAATTTGGTACGCATTGTACTATCTGAGACATCTCTATGCTCCTCCTATTACTATTTTGCCTTTTTTAACTACCTTTTCTACTAAATTGCTTCCAAATCTATAGCATAGATATTGATGATTTGGTGCATCAAAAATTACTAAGTCTGCCTGTTTTCCTTCTTCTATACTTCCTACTGACTGTGCCCTGTCTATTGCATGGGCTGCATTGATTGTTATTGCATTTATTACTTCTGCTGGTATTAATCTAAGATACAGGCATCCTATTGTCATAATGATATCCATTGAGTTTGTTGGACAGCTTCCTGGATTAAAATCCGTAGCTAGTGCTATTGCTACTCCTTTGTCTATCATCCTTCTTGCTGGTGCATAATGGTCTTCTCTAAGGTTAAATGTTGTCCCCGGTAGCAGTACACCTACCACCCCAGCCTCAGACATTTTTTCTATACCTTCATCAGTTACTACTAATAAGTGATCTGCTGATGTGGCATTTAATTCAGATGCCATTTCAGTACCACCTAAAGCATATATTTCGTCGGAATGAATTTTAAGTTTAAAACCAAGTTCCTTTGCTTTTTCTAGTACTCTTCTTGACTGTTCAACGGTAAATACTCCATTTTCACAAAATACATCACAAAATTCTGCAAGACCCTTTTCTTTAACTGCTGGCATCATTTCTTCTACTACTATATCAATAAACCTATCTTCCTTGCCCCCTTTAAATTCTGTGGGGATCGCATGGGCTCCTAAAAATGTTGGCACCAAATCTACTGGATGCTCTTCATTTAATTCCTTAATTACTTCAAGCTGCTTGATTTCATATTCTGTTTTCAAACCATAACCGCTTTTTGCTTCTGCTGTGGTGGTCCCTTGGGATAGCATCTGATTTAAGTATTTCGTGCTGGTAGCTTTTAGTTCTTCTTTAGTGGCTTCTCTAGTAGCTCGGACTGTACTTAGTATTCCACCACCTGCAGCTAAGATATCTAAGTATGCTGCCCCCTCTAGCTTTAACTCAAGTTCGTTTTCTCTTGAACCACCAAAAGCTAGGTGGGTATGTGAATCAACAAGCCCCGGAAGGACTGTCTTACCAGCAGCATCGATTATCTGGGTATCTTCAGTAATCTCTACCTTAGACTTGATTTCCTTTTCTGTTCCTACTGCTACTATCTTGTCTTCCTTTATTGCCACCCATCCGTCATTAATTATGTATAAGTTTTTAAGATCTTCTCCTGTTTTAGGTTTACTTGTTCCACCTGCGCAGGTAACTAGTTCCTTTGCATTTTTGATAATTAAATCTACTTTTTGCATCTTTTCACCTCCGAATCATTTGAGAGATAATATTCCTAAATTTAGATATTTATCATTGATATAGATTTACTTGGACAGGTGTTTGCACACAATCCACAGCCCTGGCAAATTGTCGAATCAAAAGTGATTTGCTTTTTTAGTTTACCTTTTATCCTAATTTGTCCATCTCCATAACTAAATGCATTAAATGGACAACGTTTTATACACAAGCCACAGCTGATACATTGTTCACTATTATAGTTAGCCACATTTCGCTTTAGTGGATAATAGGATTGACTACCCATTATTTCAGCTGCCCTATATGGATAACACCATTTTGGATTACAGTTACATATAAAACCAGGCCCCGCAGTCTTGAAATTTATATTAATACACTGCATAAAACCTTCTTTGTTTGCGTTTTTGACTACTTCTTTACATTCCTCTTTTGTAAGGGCTTTACCTAAACCTCTTTTCAGAAAATCATCTGCATAATTGTTAAAATGTATGCAGTATAGAACCGGCTTCTTAGCTGTCCTATGTTTAGATAGCTGATTGCAGTCACATGGTATGGCTACAATTCTATCAGCTTCTTCAATTACTTCATATACCTGTTCTAACAAAGATGGAGTATGTGCAAAGAGAAAAGAAGCCTCATGTAGATCCAACTTGCCTTCCCTTAATTTATTAAAGTTGTCTGAATGTTTTTCAATAAAAGCATTAAGATACCAACTATCAATCTTATTCCTTGCCTCGAGTGGAATATTTTCATAATCATCAAATACTGCTGCATATTTTAGCCTAGTATACAA
Protein-coding regions in this window:
- a CDS encoding ketose-bisphosphate aldolase yields the protein MPLVSLKEVLQTHNGAVGAFSTYDLFTAQAIMQAGNKLNLPVIAMIGAPVLNKPGNEVIGQIMVDLAKRASSPVCVFLDHSQDFDTCLKAINLGFSAVMIDGSHLSLEENIEITNKVSLEAKKAGVSVEAELGALAGIEDGEEVKATKMTNPDHVKTFLEATDIDALAVSIGNAHGLYKGEPHLNFELLQTIAEISKVPLVLHGGTGLTTQQFAKGVELGIKKINIGTEVKKTFIEAFIKTHEENIVGYDLVGIPQACKDAVKEMVKANLEFFANGWKNI
- a CDS encoding tyrosine phenol-lyase, which translates into the protein MKDRSLYAEPYKIKMVEPIKVTTREYREMRLAEAGYNVFNLASKDVYIDLLTDSGTTAMSDNQWAGIMSGDESYAGGKNYFNLKHTIKDVMGYDFVVPTHQGRGAENILMQMFVKEGDRVPGNLHFDTTEGHIRLRKAIPVNLLKTEGYDSSCKAPFKGDIDLSKLEEELKEHHDKIPFVLITVTCNNNGGQPVSINNLKEARKLADKFGVPLFLDVARFAENAFFIKDRDPDYKDVSIRDIVKKMFSYAHGCSMSAKKDALVNIGGFLAFKDNADYYKKAVGIQIPFEGYATYGGLAGRDLEAMSRGLNEVLSEEYLQDRIGQVKYLADKLLAIGVPVIEPPGGHGVYVDVKRFLQHLPQRSFPAQALVCQLYLEAGIRSVEIGTCAFGYVDPVTGEEVYPEMELLRMAIPRRVYTDRHMDVVANAFANVADKKQDIKGLKLVYQAEVLRHFTARFEPLL
- a CDS encoding urocanate hydratase gives rise to the protein MISNKDISKAMIIKLDAKLPEMPVFQEGIRRAPNRGYKLTPDQTKVALKNALRYVPEEFHKSLAPEFLKELKTRGRIYAYRFRPEGRLYGKSIDEYQGNCIEGKAFQVMIDNNLDFEVALYPYELVTYGETGRVCQNWLQYRLIKKYLEVLTEDQTLVVQSGHPLGLFPSKPEAPRVIITNSLMIGMFDNPHDWDIAEQMGVANYGQMTAGGWMYIGPQGIVHGTFNTLLNAGRNKLGIPEDGDLRGHMFISSGLGGMSGAQPKAVEIANGVGVIAEVDYSRIMTRYNQGWVGKVSDNLDDIFATAEEYLKKKEPISIAYHGNIVELLEYVVEKNIHVELLSDQTSCHAVYDGGYCPQGVSFEERTELIGSDRARFIELVDKSLKHHYALIKVLTERGTYFFDYGNAFMKAVYDAGVKDISKNGIDDKDGFIWPSYVEDIMGPMLFDYGYGPFRWVCLSGKHEDLIKTDKAAMECINPNRRGQDRDNYIWIRDAEDNQLVVGTQARILYQDAEGRKTIALKFNEMVRNGEIGPVMLGRDHHDVSGTDSPFRETANIKDGSNVMAEMAIQCFAGNAARGMSLCALHNGGGVGIGKAINGGFGLVLNGSERIDNTIKSAMLWDVIGGVARRNWARNENSIETIIEFNKMYEGKGHVTIPFVADEELVNKVVDETLKG
- a CDS encoding methenyltetrahydrofolate cyclohydrolase, producing MLVDLTGKDFIKSVASDSPAPGGGSVAAFAGALSAALVNMVVNLTVGREKYQEHEKELITIRDKGNELQERLTRYVDEDTQTFSLVMEAYKLPKETDQDKSKRSAAIQDAMKKAAELPLEVAKSCLEVIRFSETVITKGNPNCLSDGGVGCLMAHAGLQGAVFNVQINLGSIKDEEYKKRLTTEIVQIEQEAEELSKRVIAKVKSQF
- a CDS encoding glutamate formiminotransferase, producing the protein MSQIVQCVPNFSEGTNQEIISKILEVITSVEGVKLVDYSSDASHNRSVVTFLGEPQAAKRAAFKAIEKAKELINMEEHKGEHPRMGATDVVPFIPIRGITMDECVELAKELGKEVWEKLQIPVYLYEKAACTPDRQNLSVIRKGQYEGLKSAVADPGRQPDFGEAKLHPTAGITAIGARPPLIAYNINLDTNNVEIAKKIAKVIRGSSGGFPAVKGLGIKIEERDMAQVTINMCNFKEVSLFRIFEIVKNEAERYGVNIIGSEIVGLTPMEALVDVADHYLRLENFKIDQILETKL